A segment of the Desulfurococcus mucosus DSM 2162 genome:
TTTGAACAAGGGGATCTTTAGCTCCATGGGTCCAACCTCGTCGACACCTATGACGTCGGCCTCTCGGAGCGCACGCTGCAAAGCGTTCCCTATGAGCCTCGAGGCCTCCTCAAGCATCACCGTGTAGGAGCCCACCCTGATAGAGCCATGGGCACCCCTCTTGGCGAGCCATGCCTCGTCACCTGAGAGTAAGTCCACGATTTTGAAACCTACCCTGACATCGTGCTCCCTCACCTCAGGGGCCTTGAAGCCGCCTACAACTAAGCCCCTGGCCCTTAACTCTGAAACCAGTCTCTCAAAGAATGTTGACTTCCCTGCCCCCGGATGCCCCGTGATAACTATCTTAGAGGAACCCATGCTGCCCACCCAGTTGCAAGCCTATGGAACCATGCTGATGAGGCAACTGCTCCTCCGGGAGGATTACTCACTGCGGAGGCTTTTCAAATCACTCTTGGTCTCTATGGTTACCAGTCTTGAGCCGGTTGTTCTAGCTATTTTCTCAGCGTTCTCCAGCTTCTCTGCTTTCTCCTCGACTCCGTCAAGCCTTGTCA
Coding sequences within it:
- a CDS encoding NTPase → MGSSKIVITGHPGAGKSTFFERLVSELRARGLVVGGFKAPEVREHDVRVGFKIVDLLSGDEAWLAKRGAHGSIRVGSYTVMLEEASRLIGNALQRALREADVIGVDEVGPMELKIPLFKPLILEALESGKPVVLVVHYRLSDREILGRLEDAERIVITVENREIMGSRVKQIADVILRGDSPTRSG